In the genome of Vibrio sp. NTOU-M3, one region contains:
- a CDS encoding Fe-S-containing protein, which translates to MSFYLSHVLLVFLLPAMLFGVLWAAQSNALYKHQIGWFVLAVLSGSALFHLLPFSQVNVLIINSVYLGVIFLSVLLGAIWRLPSTLLVCLQSVTVFLCSFVWAKEAKLTMLSTTNVINTELILNISSVILGFVLITLIKIAVSLTTKSLSKMARNALCLLLLVLAALPLSGEIILACMKLGILGLDKGLLSYVSKVTNFSWILSYAVLALVSICVTVFFVTQTRPLQEQVKQAESAIERRKHQAALNSAQRKVRFNIATIATILIALLFWDLVASQPIRRSEAQRIEVAADGAVHVPISEQLIDGKLHRFEWVASDGKVVRFFIIDRFAGEEKFGVVFDACMLCGDAGYAQVGDQVVCLACGVHIFIPSIGKPGGCNPIPIPKWTVANHEIVISKSTLESGLKYFSDVVEVMATDPVNGEKISNMEAEHSYSFSGKTYFFTSEQSYDAFRDDPWKYADVEPLNPLGE; encoded by the coding sequence ATGAGCTTCTATCTTTCTCACGTCTTACTCGTTTTTTTGCTCCCAGCGATGCTATTTGGTGTGCTGTGGGCTGCGCAATCTAACGCTTTGTATAAACACCAGATTGGGTGGTTTGTGCTTGCGGTGCTCTCTGGTTCTGCACTGTTTCATCTACTGCCATTTAGCCAAGTGAATGTACTTATTATTAACAGTGTTTATCTTGGCGTTATCTTCCTGTCGGTTTTACTTGGTGCCATATGGCGATTGCCTTCGACCTTATTGGTGTGCCTGCAAAGCGTAACGGTCTTTCTATGCAGTTTTGTTTGGGCAAAAGAAGCCAAGCTCACGATGTTGAGCACAACCAACGTTATTAACACCGAGCTGATCTTAAACATCAGTTCTGTGATCCTAGGATTTGTCTTGATTACACTAATCAAGATCGCGGTCTCTTTGACGACCAAATCCCTATCCAAGATGGCTCGTAATGCACTTTGTTTACTGTTGTTAGTGCTGGCAGCATTGCCCCTCTCTGGTGAGATTATCCTGGCGTGCATGAAGCTAGGGATTCTTGGTCTCGATAAAGGTTTACTGTCTTACGTATCTAAAGTCACCAACTTCTCTTGGATTCTGTCTTACGCCGTACTGGCATTAGTTTCTATTTGTGTGACTGTCTTTTTCGTTACTCAGACTCGACCACTACAAGAGCAGGTGAAGCAAGCTGAATCCGCGATTGAACGACGCAAACATCAAGCGGCTTTGAATTCAGCTCAACGTAAAGTGCGTTTTAATATTGCGACTATCGCTACGATTCTGATTGCGCTGCTTTTCTGGGATCTTGTCGCTTCTCAACCGATTCGTCGTTCAGAAGCGCAGCGTATTGAAGTGGCAGCCGATGGCGCTGTCCATGTCCCTATCTCTGAGCAATTAATCGATGGAAAACTGCACCGATTTGAATGGGTAGCAAGCGATGGCAAAGTGGTGCGCTTTTTCATCATTGATCGTTTTGCCGGTGAAGAGAAATTTGGCGTTGTCTTTGATGCTTGCATGCTGTGTGGTGATGCAGGATACGCGCAAGTTGGTGATCAAGTGGTGTGCTTGGCGTGTGGCGTACATATCTTTATTCCTTCGATTGGTAAGCCTGGTGGGTGTAACCCAATCCCTATTCCTAAATGGACCGTCGCGAATCATGAAATCGTAATTTCGAAGTCGACCCTAGAAAGCGGTCTGAAATATTTTAGTGACGTGGTGGAAGTCATGGCGACAGATCCAGTCAATGGCGAGAAGATCAGCAATATGGAGGCTGAGCACAGTTATTCATTCTCAGGAAAGACCTACTTCTTTACCTCTGAGCAATCTTATGACGCTTTCCGTGATGATCCATGGAAATACGCGGACGTTGAACCGCTAAATCCGTTAGGAGAGTAA